In Tachysurus fulvidraco isolate hzauxx_2018 chromosome 1, HZAU_PFXX_2.0, whole genome shotgun sequence, a single window of DNA contains:
- the LOC125138510 gene encoding leukocyte immunoglobulin-like receptor subfamily B member 2 — MQEFRIWSVEDSESGTYTCRGHGRYNQSSEISDDVTLTVSVKPKPTVRVNPQSSVYTGDTVTLSCELQQGIGWEFYWYKNNQWLRTSEQVNTLKVTVDNAGETEYRCQAYRRNYHNYYTELSDPVKITVRVKPKPTVRVNPQSSIYTGDTVTLSCELQQETGWEFYWYKNNKWLQNLNNEQVNTLNVTVDNAGETEYKCWAHRINNYNYYMTQFSDPVEITVRCMS, encoded by the exons ATGCAGGAGTTCAGAATCTGGTCTGTTGAAGACTCTGAAAGTGGAACCTACACCTGCAGAGGACATGGGAGATACAATCAGAGCTCAGAGATTAGTGATGatgttacactgactgtatcag tgaaacccaaaccgactgtgagagtgaatcctcagagctccgtctacactggagacactgtcactctgagctgtgagcTGCAGCAGGGGATTGGATGGGAGTTTTACTGgtataaaaataatcagtggCTACGGACCAGTGAACAAGTGAACACACTTAAAGTGACAGTCGataatgcaggagaaacagagtacCGGTGTCAAGCATACAGGAGAAACTACCACAACTACTACACAGAGCTCAGTGATCCTGTCAAGATTACAGTGAGAg TAAAACCCAAACCAactgtgagagtgaatcctcagagctccatctacactggagacaccgtcactctgagctgtgagcTGCAGCAGGAGACTGGATGGGAGTTTTActggtacaaaaataataagTGGTTACAGAATCTGAACAATGAACAAGTGAACACACTTAATGTTACAGTCGataatgcaggagaaacagagtacAAGTGTTGGGCACACAGGATAAACAACTACAACTATTACATGACACAGTTCAGTGATCCTGTCGAGATTACAGTGAGATGTATGTCATGA
- the LOC113642198 gene encoding Fc receptor-like protein 5: protein MLCYFSTVRPKPVASINPYNQVISGDTVTLSCDIQDESVSSWQYSWYKDTSHSPVSSEQVYSISGVEVTHTGTYTCRGTERGGSRSSHSSDVITLTVSERPQAVLSVSPHSWLTEGDSVTLSCKVTDSSTDWTFSWYTVVPYRDGLTGINNNRGYIVYVELLSDSSRGSGGKYTLSPAALNHTGVYMCRGERGEPALHTQYSNLQPLWITGESPPVSLISNPSRTQHFTNDSLSLSCEDQSKSTGTTVRRYTHSERVLDCSHWGSVTGSTCNISFLSTSYTGVYWCESESGEISNPVNITVHDGDVILESPVHPVTEGHPLTLRCLYHNPNPSNLRADFYKDGSVLQNQTTGEMIIQTVSKSDEGFYHCEHPERGESLKSWVSVRREKLLKYSFIYHLMC from the exons ATGCTCTGTTATTTTTCTACAGTGAGACCTAAACCAGTGGCATCCATAAATCCTTATAATCAGGTGATCAGtggagacaccgtcactctgagctgtgacATACAGGATGAAAGTGTCTCTAGCTGGCAGTACAGCTGGTATAAAGATACTtcacacagtcctgtcagtagtgaacaggtgtacagtatcagtggtgttgaagtgacccacacaggtacatacacctgtagaggaacagagagaggaggctCACGCTCCTCACACTCCAGTGATGttattacactgactgtatcag agagaccacaggcagtactgagtgtatctccacacagctggctgactgaaggagactcagtgaCTCTAAGCTGTAAGGTTACAGACTCCTCTACAGACTGGACATTCAGCTGGTACACAGTTGTTCCCTACAGAGACGGATTAactggaataaataataatcgtggctatattgtgtatgtggagctcctctcagacagcagcagaggatctggaggcaaatacactctcagtcctgctgctcttaatcacacaggagtttatatgtgcagaggagagagaggagaaccagcccttcacacacagtacagcaatcTACAGCCACTATGGATCACTG gtgaatctcctccagtctctctgatcagcaatcccagcagaactcaacactttactaatgactctctctcactgagctgtgaggaccagagtaAGTCTACTGGAACGACAGtgagacgatacacacacagtgagagagtgttagattgttcacactggggatcagttacaggatctacatgtaacatcagcttcctctccacatcctacactggagtttactggtgtgagtctgaatctggagaaatcagtaatcctgtcaacatcacagtgcatg atggtgatgtgatcctggagagtcctgtccatcctgtgactgagggacatCCTCTGACTCTACGCTGTTTATATCACAACCCAAATCCCTCAAACCTCCGAGctgatttctataaagatggatcagttctccagaaccagactacaggagagatgatcatccaaactgtctcaaagtcagatgaaggtttctaccactgtgaacacccagagagaggagagtcactgaaaagctgggtctcagtcagacgtgagaaattattaaaatattcatttatataccaCTTAATGTGTTAA